The segment GGCCCCCGCTGTTGAATGTGATGCCCTTGCCCAGGAGGAGGATGGGCTTGTCCTCGGGTGCGGTGCCGCAGTAGGCGATTTCCAAGATGATCGGCGGCTCGCAGCTGCCCTTGGCCACCATCAAGAAGCTGTTCAAGATCTTGGACTCGATCCAGTCCATGCTGCGTACCTCCACGGATACCCCGCAGGCGCACAGGGCATCCACCGTTGACTGGGCGAAGATTGTGGGCGTCATCTGATTGGCCGGCGTATCGGCCAGGCGACGGGCCAGGTTCTGCGATTCGGCCTTGAACAGGCCCCGCATCCAGGCATCCGAGTCGGGAGAGTCGTACAGCTCCAGTTTGGAAATGAGTGCGCTTGTTGGTGTTGTAGCCCCAGACGGCCAAGGCGCTCCCCTCGGCCGCCTGCTCCGCATACTCCATCGACTCCACGAAGACATCTGTGCAGCCCTGCAGTTAAAGGGCACGAGCCCCCACGCCGGCAGCGACGCGAGCGTTCTCCATTCCCCGTCGATCATCTCCAGGTCGTTGAAGCCGGACCCCTCCTCTCCCACGCCGACCACGGCCACCGCACGGAACTCCGCATCCACGTTCATAAAGACACGGCCTTTTCCCAGCTGGCCACTCAGGCCCGTCTCGCGTATGAGATCAGTGATCTTACCCTGGACGCGATCGTCAAACTTCTCGCCGGATGGTGTCATCTTGGGCTGGCGGTCGCCCTCCTTGGCGTACACGCCCACCACAACGCCTTTGATCACCGAGTCACATTTCTCGGCGTAGTGCCGTCGCTGTTCCACATCTCTGCGTCTGGCCAGGAATGTGTGCTGGACACGCCTGCACAGGGCGTGCATCAAGCGTAGACTTCATCGCTTAATGATAGTGACAGTCCCTCGCGACAGGTTACGAAAGTTTTCTTATTTTTCAGACAGTTCCAGACAAATTTTGCTTTTTTCCGAATAAacacgagggggaacgttgtgagttgctgcggacaccgcaactctacagttatacccgatacttagtcagtatggctctcctccggcagccgccgctaatattgaacgacacgacaaagaatgcgtgcgagagagacagaaaatcagtctgatcgtgacgtcgggcgctgcgtagccactgcaaattgatttcttgcttttggctacaaaaatgatccgatctgatccagattcagcaatctgatagatatggtcattatctatgattctgcgtttttagttttctcgaatgtgcaatattgtggatgcaacagattttcgtcctttgtgggggcggaagggggtggggcgaaattttgagatatacgttttatagtgagatctaacagaagtgcggataccaaatttggttactctagccttaatagtctctgagatttgtggatgccccagattttcgtcctttgcggggcggaagggggtgtggcgaaatttggacacgaaacggtcaaggtccgatatcacaggagtgtggataccaaattttgttgctctggctcttatatgttctgagatccttgagctcatattttgcaattggcaaaaccggccatgaaacctgtgtgttagagagagacagcgagaAAGAatcaaattgttttcttgattctggctataataattatacgatctggttgagattttacactctagaacatatagtcattttCTACGACTTtgagtttttggttttatcgtatctttaaaaatgtggatgccacagattttcgtcctttgtgggggcggaagtgggcgtggcgaagttttgaaatatttttgtagcagtgacatcacagaagtctggatccaaaacatcgttgctctagctcttatagtctttgagcactaggcgctgaaggggacggacagacggacagacggacggacggacggacggacggacggacggacagacggacagacagacagggctcaatctactcggctattgatgctgatcaaaaatatatatactttatggggtcggaaacgattccttctggaggttacacacatccacttttaccacaaatctaatataccccaatactcattttgagtatcgggtataaaaatgtaaatCTAAAAAATAGAGAGAATAGATGTGCTTCCAACAGCTGATTCGAAAGGAATGAGATATCCCAAGGCTCAAGCTCTGGCAGGGAAACATTGCCAACGCCTGCTGAGATTCGAGGAATTTATGAATTTCCGAACAAAACGAAGAATAGGTCTCCGAAGAATAGGTCTCAAATCGAGGGAAGTATTCCACAgacatacatttatatttcgcgtaatcaaaagaaacaaaagatttATCCCTCATCGGAATCGGATTGATTTGTCGgcttgaggctgccaaagacCTTGGCCGGTATGGCCTTTTGTTCGAAGCGCATTTTCTTCATGATGAGGCCCTCGTCATCGGTTTTGGTTGTGGCCTGGCCTGCCTCGGCCTGGTCTCCACTCGGCTGCTGCaggtcctcctcctcatcgtcgtcgtcgtcctcgctGTCGCCAATATCAATCTCATCCGGATTGACGACTGTATTTTCCTTGCCCTTGGCCCCGCCCTGGGTCTCGCCACGCACAAACATGATATTGGAGGCAGCCTTCTCGGCGGGCTTCTGCTTGGCCTCGGCCGTCGCCTGGCGGGCCTTCTCCTAGAGCAGCCGCATGGCATCCGGTCCGGAGCCAGCACCAGCATCGGCAGCCACACCATTCGTGTTCGTGTTGACAAACTGGGCAGCCATCATGTTGACCTGAGTGTTGTAGGTGGCCTGAATGGAACGTTTGATCCGCAGCATTTCACGCATCGTATCCTCGTTGCCATGACGCACCTCGAACTCCTTCCAGGTCTGCCAGAAGTCCGCCGTGATGCGGGGATCGCACACCTGTTGGGACAAAGCAGAAGAGAGCTTAGAATATTGACGATCCAACGGTTAAATGTCGACTCACCTGTGAGCAATGGGCGTAGATGGCCCTGGCTCGATCCACCTAGCCCAGCTTCGTCTCCAGCTCGGCGAATTTGACGCACATGTGGCGCATATGCTGCTCGTGCAGAGCCTCGATGGCCTTCTCGTAGATCTCCCTGGTGCGTGGCAGGCCGTAGATCTCGGCGGCCTTCTTCACGAATATGTTGTACATGTCGAACATCTCCTCTTCCTTGACGGCGGACGTGGCGCGATCGTAGACGGACATGGCATGCCGGGCCAAGCcgtgctcctcctccagcttcGCGTAGAGCTGGTAAAAGTATTTGTTTTGCTCAGCGGGTCACTGATCCAGGCACTGTTCGAAGAGGTCGCGGGCCCGCTCCAGCTTTGTGCCCCAGTAGCGCGCGAGGAACTTGCTTAGATACGAGTTCCAGATGTCGTACACATTCGGCCACTTAAACAGGGCAATGCCCTTCTCGTAGGCCCGATAGGCCTCCTCGAAGTAGTTGTGCTCTTCGAGGAAAATGCCATAGTTGATGATAACCTGCGGCGTGCACATCTTCAGGTCGATGATGCTCTCGTAGACGGCCTTGCAGGTCTTGAAGGTGCCAAAGGACTCCCCCAGATCGGCGTACATGGACCACAGGGAACTGTGGAGGCGCGACTGCACTGTCTCCGAGTCGTCGTGTTACGCCACCTTCCGCTTGGGCATGGCCGTGGCACGTTGCATCAGCTTGAGGGCTGCCTCGAACTGCTGCTGGCGCAGCTccagtagaaatgtctttctttgctaaaatgatgaacagtttattgggtagagcatcttctatggtatgtctggtggcatttgccagagcgtttttttattttctgggctagtctccagatttagtttacttactataacatttgacttaatttctagttcctctacgaacttacgaatattcccattgaatttggtgtcgtgtaattgttgtagcagcgtttcgtatggagtgtggttgttgaatttgctgattagggctgcttttagatcggtccaggtgttgggttgaaggctttgttataaaagttgtgctcgtccgcacagttgaccctcagtggctccgtacatgatgctttgttgccggatgtcttctgttgagtacaattcggagatgtactcgatcctacttatgaacgagcttaggcgttcttggcatccgtcgtatggtggaatttgcctgattgacttcaaggcttggttcaggtgtagttctgttagcggcatgttgatttcttttttatttatttattttcttctaatattaattgagtttcaatcgtgtgtagattctttggcggatctctttagtatttgcgttactttttctctgatcactgtaggttattacgcactgtaactgtcactacgccaatcGATCGTCTCAAAAAAagggattcacttttaactgagatcctaccggctgcgccaattaaatatgcgacacttcagtttacgatttaaaaaaggttttattcttcacttaaactttagcgtacattgattagttatttccccgacgatgactgaggtctgaagtcttgaacggaattaactttggttgaattctccgaaggtatcgcgattgacgtttgtcttgaacagaactgagttggcttcttagatgcagactatttatattatgatgctcggcttgggattcggatttggattcggaggcgttggcttcgacttcggcttcggagatggagtacgtgactcgatcgatatgtgggaaaggcggcttttaatgaaaggcttccgctgcgtatgatcggtgttgcattacttgggggtggctgagaatagggcctctgattggtcagctaggatggtgtgattcttgagaatcgattcgtaattgatctctgaagagtggcgtgattctggtgcggctggattctagtgcggctggattctagtgcggctgggttctagggcggcatctattgttttatgttcaacttccagtttagggtgtttgtttacattgcctgcaatcggctgcgcgtggtccatttcgagcgtgagattgtttatgagggttcgaagctgagggtgtcgtattgtttatagtattgtgggtgcagggtaatagacatagacaagggtatgcggagcatggactatagatatgtcactcccccattgttagatttaagcctgtcctcaggcgattataGTTcgggtgcgtctaaaactgtgcctgctggggattcctcgtcttcgtctgaaggtgtttctatgtgcgggtcggttttaggcttattgcttttacttagattaaacaatttgtagcttaatcctattatgattatgacaaatagtagtattaagcttacatgtaatacattatttaatcgcgtattttctattacgatttctttggtttgcaaataagacaatggtttaatttttgttacgttattgttgatgtagatgctttgtgcaaattctggtatggagttggatattaagtgtagtgtattgacactcagacttaagcacgcgttctcttcaagattctcttttattctatctcccttggatggtgtgaccgtatatagatattaatataatacctaacacgcctctccttagatgtttaatatacatgtcatttacaaatctattttcttataacaatttgatttgtgtacttaatctaattagcgtatataaaatttatgtgatttcgtatttttctttcttcttaatctgtttaatatttgtttcagtgtttaatttgtacataatttgatttcataattcctttctttatattattttattgttaaatacgctttactaccttccctgcctcacgtggtctcaactctctcctggtgggtgttggttgagaaactatttgttcattgttggttttggaattgtcacctactgaacaattgctttcgacatcaggtgttttcgcattaggcgatgtatgattgttagtgctttggtttctaatttgatccaggtgacgttttatttctctgttattgttcgccaaaatacaacaatacgaacgcgggcccagttgttgttttacagttgcctgagtccagcttgctttgttaggatttttgtagtccctaaccataactttttgaccctttaaaaattctgtgcttcgtctacctttgtgatttacaacacactcagtctgttttttatttattatgctttcgaccgtaggtggttttaacaacgaaaatcttgtttttagtgtacgaccaaaaaataatttagcaggagattcgcccgtagtacaatgaatcgtatttcggtaatcgatcaaaaatctatttaaaattgtattaaaatcttgtctttcattagcctttatgtttgcatatagtgatttcttaacagtctttacaaaattttctgcttgaccattagtcgctggatgtcctggagcagtaaaaatgtgattaacaccattgtttttcataaacgttttaaaatcatcagaagtaaactgtcgtccattgtcactaactaacacgtctggtaaaccatatcgacaaaatacttctctaagcttgttgatagtaaacaatgaagttatttccttcgttttgaatacttctgcccattttgtataagaatctataataaccaataaatgaaaacctctaattggtcctgcaaagtctatgtgtactcgactccaagcctttcctgtggatttccacggtattaacagactcttttctggacttgattgtagttcctgacaaggaatacaatctcgaattaatttctcaatttcagaatccatgcaaggccaccacacataagaacgtgctaacattttggtttttactattcccaaatgcgatgcatgaaattctgctaaaatagcttgtctcagtttggttggaattactactctgtgtccccataagatacaatcatattccactgaaagttcatttgttttagagatgtaggcagaaaactcgctgccttttaatcttgtcttcgaaccagtgttaattgcctcacaaacttttgataatattgggtcacgtcgtgtttcacgagctatttctttgaagctaattttgaacaccttttcggactgtataaaatgtatgtaattatagtcttcgtttggtacagccgtttcccattgaggcattcttgagagtccatctgctatatttaaggtcccctttatgtgttcaactgtatattgaaaacctgacaaagtcagtgcccatctttgcattcgtgcagaggccatcaatggaagtcctttcaggtctccaaatatgcttagtaatggtttgtgatctgttcgaaggatgaacttgtttcctaaaagatactgtcttaatttactcacacagaacactatagccagggcctctttctcgattgtactgtaattatgctcgcttttggataatgctcttgatacaaatgctattggtttgatatcttcattgcatttatgtgataaaacacctgaaactgcatgactgctagcatcagtcgttaatactaacggttgatctgggttgtagtgaactaaaacttgttcggaagttacttctttctttacctcttcatatgcactctgacattcgcgtgtccaattaaattttgtatttttctttaataatgcatataaaggactcattatctgagcgaaattattgataaactttgaataataatttaccatgcctatgaaagctctaagctgtgatacgttttccggagccggtgcaaacaatacactcgcaactctatcattgtttttgctcagtcctatcctgtcaattgaaaatcctaggtaacaaattttggatttaaagaactcacatttcttgtcatttaatttaagtccaactgatttcagttttctaagtacagcttttaggtttgaaatatgttcttgaagatctcgtcctgtaactgttatgtcatcttgataaaccacaactcctcgcataccctgaaacaacccttccattgttttttgaaaaatagctgctgcagtttttataccaaatggtaagcgtttaactttcaatagtccaatatgtgtgctccaagtacacaaattttgagattgctcatctaaatttagctgattgtaagcatttgacaggtcaagttttgaatacagtgtacccccttcaagcgctgcaaaaatgtcgtctattcgaggtagtggatactttacgtcgactaaagaccggtttaatgtaaccttatagtcaccacaaattcgtatgtcaccgtttggttttaaaatcggtaccaaaggtgttgcccattcagaactaacaacttgctccaaaattccatcatctatgaattttcgtaactgcacttcaatcttttctttccatgctaatggtactgacctaggcttgaaaaatattggttttgcatcttcttttaatagtaacgatatcgtattcgtagtatatgaacctaaacgaggctcaaaaacttcagcaaactccgatttaatctgttctgtaattacagaatttggttcatttacgtacacattgttcacctgcattaactcaaaattaaaagctctcaaaaatgttctacctagcaaaggtggactcactgcattggttacaacaacaacaatttgtttttttagacctcgatattcgatcgttgcatcgtactcaccaataactttgattgaatctccattgtaatctacatatggaactagacattttctaagtggtctgctggtatttaagctttcgtaaaatgtttttggaaccaatgtgcacggtgcaccagtgtcgcaagcaattttcgttatgtttccatcaatttttacaggtaaataatatactccactagttgaggttgtatcaacgctatagatagaaaagttataattatcattatcaaaattattatcagaataggtgtcatgttttgtttgagatacataatttacggatttttttgatttatttttacaaatgctcgccaagtgacctatttttccacagctgtgacatttgcatgccttatacttgcaattgtttgagttatgatttcgccagccacagtgtgtgcatggctgctgcttcttttctctgccagcgtcgcagtcgttttcgccgtcgccgtcaccgtcgcttctgccgcctctgtaactcacgtttcggttgcccttgaaatgacttctgccgttgctctttgcttgatctctgttctcgcctctttgcctctgccattgactagtcccgttcttttgatgcatgtagttgacgttgtgttctgtcttccttgtgctgatcttcgtctccatgatcatcgccttcttgagtgcatcagccagagttagattttcgtcttcttcacatattctttcatatatagggttgggaaggctcatcacaaattggtttaatacaaacgcttccagatttgagccaaatttgcattccaatgccaattgtttaactcgagcataccactccgctacagtctcatcttcactttttgtggacatgtgaaatttttttctttctctgaatatgagtgtaggtggtgtgtagtgtgtttttaaaatttcacataattctttgtatgcttttgatacgggtgataccggattgcacaaactatgtagtacagtgtaagctgtaccgatcgacttcaacaaaactgccttttttgtgttttcctctttcacattcaattcgcacaaatgtatgtcgaatttttccttccaaatgcagaacgtttcttggtgtggcgaaaactcagcaattgttgccatttgatagaatgttggtgcttcatttttcgtcatgttgctattcatatattatatgcacttttaacatgtgtatgtatattaatacgttttattttatcctcgtcgccaattatgtagtgtattgacactcagacttaagcacgcgttctcttcaagattctcttttattctatctcccttggatggtgtgaccgtatatagatattaatataatacctaacattaagaattcgtttaactgtacactgcaattatgtatttttattaatgcgttaccttctacttttatttcttggtttaggcaatcttggtttaatatggtttttggtaatttccaagttaacaatatgttgggttctatgaaacttatttggaagttttggtgtgctttggtgtatggacattttgtttctacttgtttgactattcctgaaatacattcgtcatttatttttcgttttgattctttttcatatacctcgttttctagaacgtaataattgttttgcgttaggtcagtgaggatgttattatcttcatctggatatgggacaattttaagtataggaatatttctgatctctcgtgggatgttggaaattattagtatttcgttagtgtc is part of the Drosophila miranda strain MSH22 chromosome Y unlocalized genomic scaffold, D.miranda_PacBio2.1 Contig_Y1_pilon, whole genome shotgun sequence genome and harbors:
- the LOC117191223 gene encoding cytosol aminopeptidase-like encodes the protein MHALCRRVQHTFLARRRDVEQRRHYAEKCDSVIKGVVVGVYAKEGDRQPKMTPSGEKFDDRVQGKITDLIRETGLSGQLGKGRVFMNVDAEFRAVAVVGVGEEGSGFNDLEMIDGEWRTLASLPAWGLVPFNCRAAQMSSWSRWSMRSRRPRGAPWPSGATTPTSALISKLELYDSPDSDAWMRGLFKAESQNLARRLADTPANQMTPTIFAQSTVDALCACGVSVEVRSMDWIESKILNSFLMVAKGSCEPPIILEIAYCGTAPEDKPILLLGKGITFNSGGLCLRPKN
- the LOC117191228 gene encoding pre-mRNA-splicing factor syf1 homolog, giving the protein MYADLGESFGTFKTCKAVYESIIDLKMCTPQVIINYGIFLEEHNYFEEAYRAYEKGIALFKWPNVYDIWNSYLSKFLARYWGTKLERARDLFEQCLDQ